From the genome of Malus sylvestris chromosome 6, drMalSylv7.2, whole genome shotgun sequence, one region includes:
- the LOC126625681 gene encoding transcription factor ICE1-like: MLPRLNGGVWMDDREDRETVSWTRTSAAAIAGTTENKDEMGCLSTFKSMLEVEDDWYMAANNNIQGHSDVRDISFSPSFADPESLLLNPVDSSSSCSPSSSVFNNLDPNQVHYYMPQNPNLSSLLNVVPNNPLDHGFDLGCDIGFLDTQASTGGSSLMNRGGGVLTGFNDLSSNSQMNAQNLGSNLQFSTTRMPQLLENSSKFSGFQGLDDGSANALFPNRPKLLRPLESFPSVGAQPTLFQKRAALRKNLADGGRNLGVLGSQGGLVLNEGNERKWEMGVENEKKRKMSGGDDVDDLSFDGSGLNYDSDEFTENTKVDEGAKNGGNSSNAKSSVTAAGGGGGGGRKGKKKGLPAKNLMAERRRRQKLNDRLYMLRSVVPKISKMDRASILGDAIEYLKELLQRINNLHNELESTPPGSALTPTGNTFHPLTPTPATLPNRIKEELCPSSLPSPNGQPARVEVRQREGRAVNIHMFCGRRPGLLLSTMRTLDNLGLDIQQAVISCFNGFAMDVFRAEQCMEGQDVHPDQIKAVLLDLIGFHGMV, from the exons ATGCTGCCGAGGCTGAACGGTGGTGTTTGGATGGACGACAGGGAGGACAGAGAGACTGTTTCCTGGACTAGAACCTCCGCCGCTGCCATTGCCGGCACCACCGAGAACAAAGACGAGATGGGTTGTCTGTCCACCTTCAAATCGATGCTGGAGGTTGAAGACGACTGGTACATGGCGGCGAATAACAACATCCAGGGCCATTCGGATGTCAGAGACATCAGCTTCTCCCCGAGCTTTGCTGACCCAGAAAGCTTGTTGCTCAACCCGGTGGACTCTTCCTCCTCCTGCTCGCCGTCGTCGTCGGTTTTCAACAATCTCGACCCAAATCAGGTTCATTACTACATGCCTCAAAATCCCAACTTGTCTTCGCTGCTTAATGTTGTTCCTAACAACCCTTTGGATCACGGCTTCGATTTGGGCTGTGACATTGGGTTTCTTGACACTCAAGCTTCGACTGGTGGTTCGAGTTTGATGAACAGGGGAGGTGGGGTTTTGACTGGGTTCAATGATTTGAGCTCAAATAGCCAGATGAATGCTCAGAATTTGGGTTCTAATTTACAGTTTTCGACTACCCGTATGCCTCAATTGCTCGAAAACAGTTCAAAATTTTCGGGCTTTCAAGGTTTGGATGATGGTTCAGCCAATGCTTTGTTTCCTAATAGGCCTAAGTTACTGAGACCCCTTGAGTCCTTCCCTTCTGTGGGAGCACAGCCAACTCTTTTCCAGAAAAGAGCGGCGCTTCGGAAAAACTTAGCCGACGGTGGAAGGAATTTGGGTGTTTTGGGCTCACAAGGGGGCCTGGTTTTGAATGAAGGGAATGAGAGGAAGTGGGAGATGGGTGTTGAgaatgagaagaagaggaaaatgaGCGGGGGAGATGATGTTGATGATCTGAGTTTTGATGGTTCAGGTTTGAACTATGATTCGGATGAGTTTACTGAGAACACTAAGGTGGATGAGGGTGCCAAGAATGGTGGGAATAGCTCGAATGCGAAAAGTTCTGTTACTGCtgctggaggaggaggaggagggggtcGTAAGGGGAAGAAGAAAGGGTTGCCTGCTAAGAATCTGATGGCTGAGAGGCGCCGCCGGCAGAAGCTCAATGATAGGCTGTACATGCTGAGATCCGTTGTTCCGAAGATCAGCAAA ATGGACAGGGCCTCGATCCTTGGGGATGCAATTGAGTACTTGAAGGAACTTCTGCAGAGGATCAACAACCTCCATAATGAATTGGAGTCCACCCCTCCCGGGTCTGCATTGACACCTACCGGAAATACTTTCCACCCTTTGACACCCACTCCGGCTACCCTGCCAAATCGTATCAAGGAAGAACTTTGCCCCAGCTCATTACCTAGCCCAAATGGCCAACCTGCAAGG GTTGAAGTTAGGCAGCGAGAAGGACGAGCAGTGAATATCCACATGTTTTGCGGCCGAAGGCCAGGTCTGTTACTCTCGACCATGAGAACTTTGGATAACCTTGGGTTAGACATCCAGCAAGCTGTCATCAGCTGTTTCAATGGTTTTGCTATGGATGTCTTCCGTGCCGAG CAATGCATGGAAGGCCAGGACGTCCACCCGGATCAGATAAAGGCAGTACTTCTGGATTTGATCGGGTTCCATGGCATGGTGTAG